CTAGGATCGATACACGAGAGAGCATGCCGGAATCGACAGTGTAACTCTGGCCGGTAAAGGCATCCAAATCGATCCCAGGGAGTGGGACGTGCAAACCCAGCACGTAAACGATGCCGACAAACGCGAAGGTGATGACCGTTTGCCGCGAATCCATTCGACTTCCTTCGGTCACCGATCTTGATGGTTCGCGTCTCGCGAGTGCCATCCATAGCGTGTAGTGAGTCCGATCATGCGAAGTCAAGGACTTCCGAATCGGACTTAAGCACTCCTTGCATTCTGGCCACCAACCGGTAGCGCTCCATGATTTTCTTCCAAAGTGCCCGGCCTGACTATTTGGCTAGCCAGCACTCCAGCTTGGCCGAGTTCCAATCAATTTTCGTGGAGCTTCGACCACTCGGTCCAGCTTGGTCCTCTCCCGTACCCTCTCGGTCACGTTCCGAAAGTCTCCAAAATCTGAGGCTTGCGGGCTGTGACCAAATCCTGTTTGCCGACGCCACCACCGCTCATCCCGTTTCGGAACGGAATCCCGCTCTGGCACAGCCATGCAAGGAACCGCTAACTCTTCCTCAAGTATCTGAATCTTCGACATTTCCTGCCATCGATGCGGGCATGCCAAAATAATCCCACTTGCTTTTTGCCCGAAAAGCTGCCACCAATTTGATACTCGGGCATTTGCATGCCGGTGACTGGACAGATGTGGTAATCCCTTCCGTTTGGAAGGCGGCGCGGGACTACCCGCCTACGTAGACGTTCTTTCCCCGTACGTGACTTCTCCGACTGACCCTTCGTCCCCATCGATCGGGGCGAAAGCTAAAGCCGTCCGCTTCCTCTCGGGGGCGCGGATACTACACAGACTAAGGGAAAAGGACGATCCCAATGGCCACCAAGGGCACCGTAAAATTCTTCAACCAGGACAAGGGTTTTGGTTTCATCACGCCGGACGGCGGCGCAAAGGACGTTTTCGTCCATATCTCTGCGCTGCAGGCTTCTGGCATCCAGTCGCTGCGCGAAGGCCAGCAGGTTACCTTCGACACCGAGCCGGACCGCATGGGCAAGGGCCCGAAGGCCGTCAACATCTCGGCTTCGTAAGTCAGACTTCCGCTTCGGCGGCATGAACGGCGCTCCGCAAGGGGCGCCGTTTCTGTTTGCAGCGTCACCGTCATTTGTCGATCGCACCGCCAGATGTTATATGCGCGCTGAAGAGATGGTCCCGCCCCCGCGGCGGTGCGGGGCCCTTGCGGCACCCAGAGAACAACGAATTATGGAACGTCGATGACGCAGAAGAGCCCGATTTTTGCGGTCGCCCCGATGATCGATTGGACGGATCGGCATTGCCGCTATTTCCATCGCCAGATCAGCCGGCAGGCGCTGCTCTATACCGAGATGGTGGTGGCCGATGCGATCATCCACGGTCCGCGCGACCGGCTGCTCGGCCATGACGCCGCGGAACATCCGCTGGCGCTGCAACTCGGCGGATCGGACCCGGCCAAGCTTGCCGAGGCGGTGAAGATCGCCGAACCCTACGGCTACGACGAGATCAATCTCAATGTCGGCTGCCCCTCCGACCGCGTGCAGTCGGGCACCTTCGGCGCCTGCCTGATGCTGACGCCGGAGACGGTGGCCGAATGCGTCGGGGCGATGAAGGCGGCAGCGACCGTGCCGGTGACAGTGAAATGCCGGATCGGCGTCGACGAGCAGGAGCCGGAACAGGCGCTGCCGGCGCTGATCACCCGCGTTCTAGATGCCGGCGCCGACGCAATCTGGATCCATGCCCGCAAGGCCTGGCTGAAGGGCCTGAGCCCGAAGGAGAACCGCGAGATCCCGCCGCTCGACTACGACATTGTCTATCGGATGAAGCAGCGCTGGCCCGACATCTTCATCGGCATCAACGGCGGCATCCGCACGCTTGATGAAGCCGCCGCCCATCTCGAACATGTCGACGGCGTCATGCTGGGCCGGGCCGCCTACCAGAACGCCGCGATCCTTTCCGAAATCGACCAGCGCTTCTTCGGCGCGCCGGCGGGCGAACCGGATTGGGAAGCGCTGCGTGATCGGATGATGGCCTATGCCGAACGCCACATCGCGGCCGGCGGCCGGCTGCAGCACGTGGCCCGCCATATGGTCGGCCTCTTCACCGGCCTGCCCGGCGCCAGGCGCTACCGCCAGATCCTGTCGACCGATGCAGCCAAGAGCGGCGCCGGGCCGGAGGTGCTGGCGGCGGCCTTTGCGGCTGTCGATTTTTCAGGGACGGAGCAGGAGGCGGTCAGCGCCTGACGTGAGGTGATGTCTTTGTCAGGGCGTCCGCGCCGTCGGCAGCAGGGTCTTCTTCACGATCCGGCCTGCTACTGAAAACACCAGGATCTCGGTATCCCTCTCGATTCTGCTGCCATCCATCAATCGGACGATATCATCGACGCCGCCGACCGGACTGCCGTCGATAGCGAGGATATAATCGCCCTCCTGCAGCCCTCCCTTTGCCGCCGGCCCTTCCGGCTCGACGCGGCGGATGCGGACGGAGGTCGTCTGCACCGTGCCCGCCGCCAGTGCCACCCGGCGCGGCAGCACGATCGTATCGCCTGAAATACCGATGAAGGCGCGCCTCACCTGGCCGTAGCGGAGAATTTCCGAAACAACGAAATTGGCCGTATTCGACGCCACGGCAAAGGCGATGCTCTGCGCGCCCTGGATGACGGCGGTGTTGACGCCGATCACCTCCCCGCTGGAAGACACCAGCGGTCCGCCTGAGTTGCCGGGATTGAGCGCCGCATCGGTCTGGATGACATCCTCCATCAGCCGGCCGCTGGCTGCCCGCATCGACCGGCCGAGCGCTGAGACGATACCGGCGGTGACAGTCCACTCGAAACCGAGAGGATTTCCGATCGCGATGGCGATATGGCCTCGGCGCAGGCGTTGGGAATCTCCGAGCTTCGCCCAGGCGC
This Rhizobium sp. NZLR1 DNA region includes the following protein-coding sequences:
- a CDS encoding cold-shock protein, producing the protein MATKGTVKFFNQDKGFGFITPDGGAKDVFVHISALQASGIQSLREGQQVTFDTEPDRMGKGPKAVNISAS
- the dusA gene encoding tRNA dihydrouridine(20/20a) synthase DusA, translated to MTQKSPIFAVAPMIDWTDRHCRYFHRQISRQALLYTEMVVADAIIHGPRDRLLGHDAAEHPLALQLGGSDPAKLAEAVKIAEPYGYDEINLNVGCPSDRVQSGTFGACLMLTPETVAECVGAMKAAATVPVTVKCRIGVDEQEPEQALPALITRVLDAGADAIWIHARKAWLKGLSPKENREIPPLDYDIVYRMKQRWPDIFIGINGGIRTLDEAAAHLEHVDGVMLGRAAYQNAAILSEIDQRFFGAPAGEPDWEALRDRMMAYAERHIAAGGRLQHVARHMVGLFTGLPGARRYRQILSTDAAKSGAGPEVLAAAFAAVDFSGTEQEAVSA
- a CDS encoding trypsin-like peptidase domain-containing protein; its protein translation is MGYMDKAIAPQNDGALIDVYSQSIAAAVDTVGPAVSRIERVGGRQGHGSGFAISPDGLIITNSHVVDDAKVVRITTPDGFVTEGRVLGRDVDTDIALIRANTSTGAWAKLGDSQRLRRGHIAIAIGNPLGFEWTVTAGIVSALGRSMRAASGRLMEDVIQTDAALNPGNSGGPLVSSSGEVIGVNTAVIQGAQSIAFAVASNTANFVVSEILRYGQVRRAFIGISGDTIVLPRRVALAAGTVQTTSVRIRRVEPEGPAAKGGLQEGDYILAIDGSPVGGVDDIVRLMDGSRIERDTEILVFSVAGRIVKKTLLPTARTP